In Streptomyces spororaveus, the following proteins share a genomic window:
- a CDS encoding GNAT family N-acetyltransferase — protein DDVRARTGRNRMEVAYLGDVLVGCTTVRPPTADNRATATVIVRVLPGYRRRGVGTRLYKRVLGQARALDAQVIETVVLASNPDGLLFAEQHGFTELERYLLRDGDTVPWIDLRLT, from the coding sequence CGACGACGTCCGTGCCCGCACCGGCCGCAACCGTATGGAAGTTGCCTACCTCGGCGATGTCCTGGTCGGCTGTACCACCGTGCGCCCGCCCACCGCCGACAACCGTGCCACCGCCACGGTCATCGTCCGTGTCCTGCCCGGGTACCGGCGCCGCGGCGTCGGCACCCGCCTCTACAAGCGCGTCCTGGGCCAGGCCCGCGCGTTGGACGCTCAGGTCATCGAGACCGTGGTGCTGGCCTCCAACCCGGACGGACTGCTCTTCGCCGAGCAGCACGGCTTCACCGAGCTTGAGCGTTATCTTCTGCGCGACGGCGACACCGTGCCCTGGATCGACCTGCGCCTGACCTGA